The following are encoded in a window of Phragmites australis chromosome 22, lpPhrAust1.1, whole genome shotgun sequence genomic DNA:
- the LOC133904979 gene encoding UDP-rhamnose/UDP-galactose transporter 4-like, protein MSSLKKSHKKATLDFAAWSFNVTTSVGIIMVNKALMGTHGFSFATTLTGLHFVTTTLMTIVFRWLGLSQPSHLPLADLIKFVIFSNLSIVGMNVSLMWNSVGFYQIAKLCMIPASCLLEVVFDHVHYSRDTKLSIMVVLIGVAVCTVTDVSVNARGLIAAVIAVWSTALQQYYVHFLQRKYSLNSFNLLGHTAPAQAGSLLLVGPFIDFLLTGKRVDHFNFSSLALFFLVLSCFIAIGVNLSQFICIGRFSAVSFQVLGHMKTVLVLSLGFLFFGKEGLNLQVVLGMVLAVLGMIWYGNASAKPGGKERRSVLPVRSEKHKEDSEENVGAEK, encoded by the exons ATGAGTTCTTTAAAGAAATCTCACAAGAAAGCTACCCTAGATTTTGCAGCATGGAGTTTCAATGTTACTACATCTGTTGGGATCATCATGGTCAACAAAGCGTTAATGGGTACTCATGGATTCAGTTTTG CCACAACATTAACCGGGCTTCATTTTGTGACTACCACCTTGATGACTATTGTATTTCGGTGGTTAGGCCTGAGCCAGCCCTCCCACTTACCGCTAGCGGATCTgattaaatttgtgatattttCAAACTTGTCAATTGTTGGGATGAATGTGAGTTTGATGTGGAACTCTGTGGGCTTTTATCAG ATAGCAAAGCTGTGCATGATACCTGCATCATGTCTTCTGGAGGTTGTCTTTGATCATGTTCATTATTCCCGGGACACAAAGCTGAGCATAATGGTTGTGCTTATAGGTGTTGCAGTCTGCACGGTTACTGATGTCAGTGTGAATGCAAGAGGCCTAATTGCGGCTGTTATAGCTGTTTGGAGCACAGCTTTGCAGCAATAC TATGTTCATTTTCTCCAACGGAAGTACTCATTGAACTCATTCAATCTCCTGGGCCACACTGCTCCAGCCCAAGCAGGATCCCTCCTGCTAGTGGGGCCATTCATAGATTTCTTGCTGACAGGCAAAAGGGTGGATCACTTCAATTTCTCATCTCTTGCTCTG TTTTTCCTTGTACTCTCATGCTTCATTGCCATTGGTGTTAATCTGAGCCAATTCATCTGCATTGGGCGGTTTTCTGCTGTGTCCTTCCAAGTCCTGGGCCACATGAAGACCGTGCTTGTTCTGTCCCTCGGGTTTCTCTTCTTTGGCAAGGAGGGTCTGAATCTTCAGGTCGTCCTTGGGATGGTCCTCGCTGTTCTTGGAATGATATGGTACGGAAACGCATCAGCCAAACCAGGTGGCAAAGAGCGGCGTAGCGTTCTGCCAGTGAGGTCTGAGAAGCACAAGGAGGATTCAGAAGAAAATGTTGGTGCCGAGAAGTAG
- the LOC133905504 gene encoding histone-lysine N-methyltransferase, H3 lysine-9 specific SUVH1-like: protein MENSKDEAENDEQPLELEPLRSLAPMFPTPMGYDVATQSTDPLLFFVTPFRPCSSPERPQQSPSSFAQPLPKSPIPLKATPISVAFPIARHGDESSDEDYEPFRKQKKPSSLKTAKRMQPAGDSNEAKIKRRPTRRSLNKELVSCPSSSSVPNESVEAIMMMFDSLRRRILQLDEKEDASRRADLKAGTLMMQNGLRLRNLKTIGHVPGVEIGDIFFFRIEMCIVGLHAPSMAGIDYISTKHVGKDETMAVSIISSGGYENDDDDKDILVYTGQGGNSRHKEKHDQKLERGNLALMNSMKKKNQIRVVRSALDPFCNSGKIYIYDGLYRIEDSWMDKAKNGFSVFKYKLRREPGQADGISVWKMTEKWKANPSTRDKVILLDLSSKIENLPVRLVNDVDDEKGPGHFNYVTGVMYLQPLRKTKPLQSCNCPSVCLPGDANCSCAQLNGGDLPYTSSGLLVKHIPMIYECSSNCQCSQHCRNRITQKGIKLNFEVFSTGDRGWGVRSWDPIRAGAFICEYAGEVIDETNMNMDDEEDEYTFHTSWPGDKVLRWNLGAELLEEPSANVTTESLKKLPIVISAKNSGNVARFLNHSCSPNLLWQPVQYNHGDDSYPHIMFFAMKHIPPMTELTYDYGTRGAPPGIKDRLPNACKLKPCLCGSNNCRGSF, encoded by the coding sequence ATGGAGAACTCGAAAGACGAAGCAGAAAATGACGAGCAACCCCTGGAACTGGAGCCATTGCGGTCATTAGCGCCAATGTTCCCGACTCCTATGGGATATGATGTGGCAACTCAATCAACCGATCCACTGTTATTCTTTGTCACGCCATTCAGGCCCTGCTCCTCGCCAGAACGGCCTCAACAGTCTCCATCTTCATTTGCTCAACCCTTACCAAAGTCACCAATTCCTCTGAAGGCTACTCCGATCTCAGTGGCGTTTCCCATTGCACGACATGGAGATGAATCTTCGGATGAAGATTATGAGCCCTTTCGTAAACAGAAAAAACCATCATCGCTGAAGACAGCCAAGAGGATGCAGCCGGCTGGAGACTCCAACGAAGCCAAGATCAAGCGCAGGCCAACAAGGAGAAGCCTCAACAAAGAGCTCGTCTCCTGTCCATCCTCGTCAAGTGTCCCAAATGAATCTGTGGAAGCAATCATGATGATGTTTGATTCACTCCGGCGCCGTATACTGCAACTGGATGAAAAGGAGGACGCAAGCAGGCGGGCTGACTTGAAGGCTGGTACTCTCATGATGCAGAATGGCCTGAGACTCAGAAACCTGAAGACCATAGGACACGTACCTGGTGTTGAAATTGGAGACATTTTCTTCTTCAGGATTGAAATGTGCATTGTAGGTTTACATGCACCTTCCATGGCTGGTATTGATTACATTTCCACTAAGCATGTTGGAAAAGATGAGACTATGGCCGTTAGCATTATCTCATCTGGTGGTTATgagaatgatgatgatgacaaggaTATTTTGGTGTACACAGGCCAGGGAGGCAATAGTCGGCATAAGGAGAAGCATGACCAGAAGCTTGAAAGAGGCAATCTTGCTCTTATGAAcagcatgaaaaagaaaaatcagatCAGAGTTGTGCGCAGCGCACTGGACCCCTTCTGTAACTCTGGTAAAATTTACATTTATGATGGGCTCTATCGTATTGAAGATTCTTGGATGGACAAAGCAAAGAATGGTTTCAGTGTTTTCAAGTACAAGCTGAGAAGGGAACCAGGGCAGGCTGATGGGATTTCAGTTTGGAAGATGACAGAGAAGTGGAAAGCAAATCCTTCCACGAGAGATAAGGTTATACTGCTTGACTTATCATCAAAGATTGAGAACCTACCTGTGCGCCTTGTTAACGATGTTGATGATGAGAAAGGACCAGGCCACTTCAACTATGTTACTGGAGTGATGTATTTGCAACCGCTTCGCAAGACAAAACCATTACAGAGTTGCAATTGCCCTAGTGTGTGCTTGCCAGGCGATGCTAATTGTTCATGTGCACAACTGAATGGTGGTGATCTTCCTTACACCTCGTCAGGATTGCTTGTGAAGCACATTCCAATGATTTATGAGTGCTCTTCTAATTGTCAGTGTTCTCAACATTGCCGAAACAGGATCACACAGAAGGGTATTAAGCTGAACTTTGAGGTCTTTTCGACTGGGGACCGTGGATGGGGTGTCCGGTCTTGGGACCCGATCCGTGCTGGCGCATTCATTTGTGAGTATGCTGGTGAAGTCATTGATGAAACAAATATGAACatggatgatgaggaagatgaataTACCTTTCACACATCATGGCCCGGTGATAAGGTTTTAAGATGGAACCTGGGAGCAGAATTGCTTGAAGAACCAAGTGCTAATGTCACAACTGAGAGCTTAAAGAAATTACCGATTGTCATAAGTGCAAAAAATTCAGGCAATGTGGCTCGTTTTCTCAACCATAGCTGTTCCCCAAATCTCCTGTGGCAGCCCGTACAGTACAACCATGGCGATGACAGTTACCCACATATCATGTTCTTTGCAATGAAGCATATTCCTCCCATGACTGAACTGACCTATGATTATGGTACAAGAGGAGCTCCTCCTGGTATTAAGGACAGACTTCCCAATGCATGCAAACTCAAGCCATGCCTCTGCGGCTCTAACAATTGCCGTGGTTCTTTCTGA